The Bradyrhizobium oligotrophicum S58 genome contains the following window.
CGTGCTGCAGGCCGCCTTCATGGTGGTCGGCTCGTTGGGTGTGGCGGGCCTGCAGGCCGCGGGCGTTTCGATTGCCTGGATATTTTTCGGCCTCGCGCTGGCGAGCTTCGGCGCGGTCTGGTTCGTCCTCAACAAATGGGGCAAGGAGGGCGTGCGCGACTTCGGCGCGATGCTGTTCCGGGCGCTGTTCCGCACCGAGGTGCGCGGGCTGGAAAACCTGCCGCCGGTCGGCACGCGCATGCTGATCGCGCCGAACCATGTGAGCCTGATCGACGGCCCGTTGCTGCATGCGGTGCTGCCGATCGACGCGACCTTTGCGGTCGATACCGGCATCTCACAGGCGTGGTGGGCGAAGATCTTCCTCAAATTGGTGCGCCACATCACGATCGACCCGACCAAGCCGCTCGGCGCGCGCGACCTGATCAAGCTGGTCGCCGCCCAGGAGCCCGTGGTGATCTTCCCCGAAGGCCGCATCACGGTCTCGGGATCGCTCATGAAGGTCTATGACGGCACCGCCATGATCGCCGACAAGGCCGATGCGGTTGTCGTGCCTGTACGCATCGAGGGCGCGCAGCGTTCGCATCTTAGCTATCTCAAGGACGGCCAGATCAAGCGCTCATGGTTTCCCAAAGTGACCGTGACGATCCTGCCGCCGGTGAAGCTCACCATCGATGCGGTGCTGAAGGGCAAGACGCGCCGCAACGCGGCAGGAGCTGCGCTGCAGGACGTCATGATCGATGCCATGGTCAAGAACGCCATGCTCGATCGCACGCTGTTCGAAGCTTTGGCGCATGCCCATCGCGACCACGACACCGGCAAGGTGATGATCGAGGATCCGCTCGGCACCAAGCTGACCTATCGCAAGCTGCTGCTCGGCTCCCAGGTGCTCAGCCGCAAGCTCGAGCTCGGCACCATCGTCGGCGAGAATATCGGCGTGTTGCTGCCGAACTCGGCCGGCGTTGCCGTCGTCTTCATGGCGCTGCAATCGATCGGGCGGGTGCCGGCGATGCTGAACTTCTCTGCTGGCCCGGTGAACGTGCTGGCGGCGATGAAGGCCGCGCAGGTCACGACGGTCCTCACCTCGCGCGCCTTCATCGAGAAGGGCAAGCTCGACAAGCTGATTGCGGCGATCGAGGGGCAGGCCCGTCTGGTCTACCTCGAGGACGTCAAGGCCTCGATCCGCTTCGCCGACAAGATCAAGGGACTTCTCGACGGCACCAAGCCGCGCGTGGCCCGCAATGCGGACCATCCGGCCGTGATCCTGTTCACCTCCGGCTCGGAAGGCACGCCCAAGGGCGTCGTGCTGTCTCACCGCAATATCCTGGCCAATGCCGCCCAGGCGCTGGCGCGGGTCGATGCCAATGCCAACGATCTCGTGTTCAACGTTCTGCCCGTGTTCCACTCCTTCGGCCTCACCGGCGGCATGATGATGCCCATGTTGGCGGGTATTCCCATCTACATGTATCCGTCGCCGCTGCATTACCGGATCGTGCCTGAATTGATCTACCAGACCGGCGCCACCATTCTGTTCGGCACCGACACCTTCCTGACCGGCTATGCGCGCTCGGCCCATGCATATGATTTCCGCACCCTGCGGCTGGTCATCGCCGGCGCCGAGCCGGTCAAGGATCGCACCCGGCAGATCTACATGGAGCGCTATGGCATCCGCGTGCTCGAAGGCTATGGTGTCACCGAGACCGCGCCGGTGCTGGCGATGAACACGCCGATGGCCAACCGTGTCGGCACCGTCGGCCGCCTGTCGCCGCTGATGGAGTACCGGCTCGACAAGGTGCCGGGTATCGAGGAGGGCGGCCGGCTTTCGGTGCGGGGTCCCAACGTCATGCTCGGCTATGTCAGAGCCGAAAACCCGGGCGTGCTGGAAGCGCTGCCCGACGGCTGGCACGACACCGGCGACATCGTCACCATCGATGCGCAAGGCTTCATCACGATCAAAGGGCGCGCCAAGCGCTTTGCCAAGATCGCCGGCGAGATGGTGTCGCTCACGGTGGTCGAGCAGATCGCTGCCGTGCTGTGGCCGCAAGCCGGCTCGGTCGCGGTGTCGATCCCGGATCAGCGCAAGGGCGAGCGGATCGTTCTGATCACGACACAGAAGGATGCCGAACGTTCGGCGATGCAGCGCCAGGCCAAGGCGCAGGGCGCGCCCGAACTCGCGGTGCCGGCCGTCGTGATGGTGGTCGACAAGATCCCGCTGCTCGGCTCCGGCAAGACCGACTATGTCGGCGCCAAGACGCTTGCAGAGGAGACCGCTGCTGCGCCCGGCTCGGAGAGCGAACCGGAGAACCGAGAGGTCGCTTGATGGCATCACCGCGCCGGCGTCATCTGCAGAGCGGCCCCTGCGAAGCGGGGGTCGTGCTGCTGCATGGCATCGCCGGCAGGTCGTTGATGCTGCGCCCGTTGGAAAAGAAGCTGCAGCGCGCGGGCTTTGCCACGCTCAATCTTCAGTATGAAAGCCGCAAGAAGCCGCTCGAGCGTCTGGCGGAGGATATCCGGCCTGTCATCTCCGACTTCACGGCGCGGCTCGATGGTCCTGTCCACTTCGTGACCCATTCGATGGGCGGACTGCTGGCGCAGGTCTACATTGCCCGGCATCGTCCGGCGCGGCTCGGCCGCGTCGTCATGCTCGGCACGCCCAATGGCGGCAGCGAACTCGCCGACCGCTTGCAGAACGTCGGGCTCTACCGCGCCTATTTCGGCCCCGCCGGCCTGCAACTGATGACGACCAAGGATGCCACACTCGCATCCCTGCCATCGGCTGACTACGAGATCGGAGTCATTGCCGGGAACCGTTTCCTGGATCCGATCGCCGCGCTGTTCGTGCTGCCTTGGCCGAACGACGGCCGGGTGTCGGTCGAGAGCTGCAAGCTTGCCGAGATGACGGACTACACGACGGTCAAAGCCTCTCATATGGGCCTGCTGGTGCATCCGACATCGTTCCGGCAGACGGTCGCGTTCCTGCGCAACGGCCAGTTTGAGCCCGCTCGCCCGCTGCTGCGCGGCGTCATTGCCGAGATCGGCCGCCGGGTGGCCAGCTGACGCAAGTTTTCCTTGCTTGCTGCGGCTATGCCGCCACAATCTCGTATCTGATCCCAAGAGACAGGCAAGGCGATGACCGACGACAGCGTGATCCTCGACAAGCGCGGGCAAGCCCTCTGGATCACCATCAACCGTCCCGAGAAGCGCAATGCCCTGAATGGTGACGTGATAGCCGGGATCGTGCGCGGCTATCGTCAGGCGCATGACGATCCTGAGGTGCGCGTGATCGTGCTGACGGGAGCAGGAGACAAGGCGTTCTGCGCCGGGGCCGATCTGCAGAACTCCGGTGCCGCCTTCGCGATGGATTTCTCGCGTCCCAATGTCGACTATGCCGATCTGCTCAGGCTGTCGCAGAATGCCACCAAGCCCGCCATCGCGCGGGTCGGCGGCGTCTGCATGGCCGGCGGCATGGGGCTTCTCTGCATGACCGACACGGCGGTGGCGGCCGATCACGTTGTCTTCGGCCTGCCGGAGGTGAAGGTCGGCGTGTTCCCGATGCAGGTGCTGAGCCTGCTGCAGAACATCGCGCCGCCACGGCTCGTCAACGAATGGGCACTGACGGGGGAGCCGTTCGATGCCAAGGCGGCGCAGGCCGCTGGCCTGCTCAACTACATCGTGCCTGCGGCCGAGCTCGACGCCAAGATCGATTGGCTGATCGGCCGTCTCGTCGACAAGTCGCCGACCGCGATCCGCCGCGGCAAATATGCCATGCGCGCGATTGCCGCGATGTCGTTCGACGAGGCCATCGCCTATCTCGAAAGCCAGATCGCGCTGCTGGCAATGACGGAGGATGCCAAGGAAGGGCTCAAGGCGTTCGCCGAGAAGCGCAAGCCGGTGTGGACTGGGAAGTAGAGAACTGGTCATTGCGGGCCAATCGTTCGCGAGAATGCGCGCCCAGATGACTGCATTCGAGGCAAGCATGGCTCCCAAACTTGGATCGCTAAGCAATTCGCATCGGCTGGCGTTTGCCATACATCAGGCTGCGCCATAGCCATTCGACCGGACCGAAGCGAAAATACGCCAGCCACCACCGGCTCGTGATCGCCTGCAGAACGTAGGCAATGATGCCGAGGCCAAGCGCGAGCGAGACGCTGACGCGGCCGAACAGGCCGAAGCCGTAGCCGTAGAACACGAAGCTGAAGATCACGGACTGCATGAGGTAGTTGGTGAAGGCCATGCGGCCAAGCGGGGCGGCCCAACCGAGGAGGCGGAGGCCCCATGCGGTGCTAGCAGCTACCAGGATCAGGGCGCCGTAAGCGAGCGCCAGACTGACGGTCACGACCGATGGCCCGGCGTCGATGGTGACAGCAAGTCCGGCCAGCGCAGTCAGCAGGAGCGGCTCGCGGTGATGGCGCACATCGCGCAATACTCCGCAGCGCCAGATCACGATACCGGCGAGAAAAAGACCGATCGTGCGTGGAAAGACCCACAGGTGCAGCGGGGCGATGGTGCTGATCTCGGACAGCCGGAAAGCGAGCACCTGCGAGAAGCTGCCCAGCGCGTAGACACGACCGGCATCGGTCGCATGCTGCATCATCCAGGCAGAGCTCGGCAGGGGCATCAGCCGGACCAGCCAGCCGGAGAAATAGAGGCCGAGCAGCGCGAGGCTGCTCGCGGTCACCAGCCAGCGAGGTGCGTACAGGAATGGCAGCACAATCAGGCCGGCGAGCGCATATTCGGTCAGGATATCGCCGTTCCACAGCAGCGTCAGGTGCAGCAGGCCGATGGCGAGCAGGACCAGCAACCGCCGGAGCAGCAGGGTGAAACGTCGCTGCGGGGCGATCCGGTCGAACTGCATCGCCATCCCGATGCCGAACAACAGCGAGAACAGGGCGAAGGCCTTCATGGAGACGCCGCGCTCGAGGACATCTTCAACAGCGCGATTGAAGGGCGAGTCGCCCATGACTACCCACAACAGCGCAACGATGTCCGGCGACAGCGATCCGGCGAAGAAGGTCGTTCCGGCCTCGTGCATTCTCAGCGCCGGCAGGAACTGCCGGAAGATCGACACCCGGAATTCAAACACGACGTTGACGGCCATGACGCCGAACAGGGCGAGGCCACGGAGGATGTCGAGGCTGATGAGACGGTCTGCGGCGGCGATCGGGAGCGGCAGGCTTGGCGTGCTGTCGTGATCTACGGGAGCTATCAAATCGACCTCGGCGGGTACGATGCCTTGCCGGCGCGCGAGAGAAGCAGATCGGAGCCGGTCTGCGGATGTGGAGCAGTGGGACACCTTGGGTCAAGGTGTTGTTGATGATGGACACCGGCGCTGATGAACTTAGGATAGGGCCATGACGTCATCCGGCACCGCTGCAACCGACGATCTTATCATCCGGGCAATGCGTCCCGAGGAGATTCCGCTCGTCCTCGATTGGGCGGCGGCAGAGGGCTGGAATCCCGGTCTGTCCGATGCGGTGTGCTTTGCGGTGGTCGATCCCGAAGGCTTTCTCGTGGCCGAGCGCGACGGCGTGACGGTGGCGACGGTCTCTTGCGTAAACTATGACGACCGTTTCGCTTTCCTCGGCTGCTACATCGTGCGTCCTGACATGCGCGGGCGCGGCTACGGCCTGCGGCTCTGGCACGCCGCCATCGCGCATGCGGGATCGCGTATCATCGGGCTCGACGGCGTGGTCGCGCAGCAGGACAACTACCGCAGATCTGGCTTCAGATATGCCTATGCCAATGTCCGTTACGGAGGGAAGGTGGCGGCACCGCTGCCGGCGGCAGCGCGATCGGACATCGTTCCCCTGAGAGAGGTGTCGCTGGCGGACATCGAGGCGTCCGACG
Protein-coding sequences here:
- a CDS encoding enoyl-CoA hydratase/isomerase family protein — translated: MTDDSVILDKRGQALWITINRPEKRNALNGDVIAGIVRGYRQAHDDPEVRVIVLTGAGDKAFCAGADLQNSGAAFAMDFSRPNVDYADLLRLSQNATKPAIARVGGVCMAGGMGLLCMTDTAVAADHVVFGLPEVKVGVFPMQVLSLLQNIAPPRLVNEWALTGEPFDAKAAQAAGLLNYIVPAAELDAKIDWLIGRLVDKSPTAIRRGKYAMRAIAAMSFDEAIAYLESQIALLAMTEDAKEGLKAFAEKRKPVWTGK
- a CDS encoding acyl-[ACP]--phospholipid O-acyltransferase, translating into MIKQLMSSRRFAPLFWAQFSSALNDNVLKNALVIMLLYGAVAAHGDALVTVAGAVFIFPFFILSGLGGELADRYVKGVVARRLKFAEIFAASFAALGFFLHSVPLLFVALGMFGIIAALFGPVKYAMLPDQLTVGELATGNALVEGATFMAILIGTIAGGQLVSGSTHMGWVALAVIGLALISWASAARIPHTAPSAPDLRITANPWTSTSHLLKSLYAAPRLWDGMVIVSWFWLVGAVVLSLLPALVKEVVGGTEGVVTLCLATFAIGIAIGSLFAAHLSHVRPNLALVPIGAIMMGLLGLDLSWAIGTTEAAKEITPMAFVGSWAGARMLIDFALFAFGGGLFVVPAFAAVQAWSEPTERARVIAAGNVLQAAFMVVGSLGVAGLQAAGVSIAWIFFGLALASFGAVWFVLNKWGKEGVRDFGAMLFRALFRTEVRGLENLPPVGTRMLIAPNHVSLIDGPLLHAVLPIDATFAVDTGISQAWWAKIFLKLVRHITIDPTKPLGARDLIKLVAAQEPVVIFPEGRITVSGSLMKVYDGTAMIADKADAVVVPVRIEGAQRSHLSYLKDGQIKRSWFPKVTVTILPPVKLTIDAVLKGKTRRNAAGAALQDVMIDAMVKNAMLDRTLFEALAHAHRDHDTGKVMIEDPLGTKLTYRKLLLGSQVLSRKLELGTIVGENIGVLLPNSAGVAVVFMALQSIGRVPAMLNFSAGPVNVLAAMKAAQVTTVLTSRAFIEKGKLDKLIAAIEGQARLVYLEDVKASIRFADKIKGLLDGTKPRVARNADHPAVILFTSGSEGTPKGVVLSHRNILANAAQALARVDANANDLVFNVLPVFHSFGLTGGMMMPMLAGIPIYMYPSPLHYRIVPELIYQTGATILFGTDTFLTGYARSAHAYDFRTLRLVIAGAEPVKDRTRQIYMERYGIRVLEGYGVTETAPVLAMNTPMANRVGTVGRLSPLMEYRLDKVPGIEEGGRLSVRGPNVMLGYVRAENPGVLEALPDGWHDTGDIVTIDAQGFITIKGRAKRFAKIAGEMVSLTVVEQIAAVLWPQAGSVAVSIPDQRKGERIVLITTQKDAERSAMQRQAKAQGAPELAVPAVVMVVDKIPLLGSGKTDYVGAKTLAEETAAAPGSESEPENREVA
- a CDS encoding GNAT family N-acetyltransferase — encoded protein: MTSSGTAATDDLIIRAMRPEEIPLVLDWAAAEGWNPGLSDAVCFAVVDPEGFLVAERDGVTVATVSCVNYDDRFAFLGCYIVRPDMRGRGYGLRLWHAAIAHAGSRIIGLDGVVAQQDNYRRSGFRYAYANVRYGGKVAAPLPAAARSDIVPLREVSLADIEASDAAVFPAPRRAFLQAWIGVPAHVGRALIRDGGLAAWGVIRPCRTGYKIGPLVAQRRADAEAIASALLSVAGDSEVFLDVPAINPEAVALVENLGLKPVFETARMYTGPILPLRIDQVFGVTTFELG
- a CDS encoding DUF418 domain-containing protein gives rise to the protein MAVNVVFEFRVSIFRQFLPALRMHEAGTTFFAGSLSPDIVALLWVVMGDSPFNRAVEDVLERGVSMKAFALFSLLFGIGMAMQFDRIAPQRRFTLLLRRLLVLLAIGLLHLTLLWNGDILTEYALAGLIVLPFLYAPRWLVTASSLALLGLYFSGWLVRLMPLPSSAWMMQHATDAGRVYALGSFSQVLAFRLSEISTIAPLHLWVFPRTIGLFLAGIVIWRCGVLRDVRHHREPLLLTALAGLAVTIDAGPSVVTVSLALAYGALILVAASTAWGLRLLGWAAPLGRMAFTNYLMQSVIFSFVFYGYGFGLFGRVSVSLALGLGIIAYVLQAITSRWWLAYFRFGPVEWLWRSLMYGKRQPMRIA
- a CDS encoding alpha/beta fold hydrolase, whose amino-acid sequence is MASPRRRHLQSGPCEAGVVLLHGIAGRSLMLRPLEKKLQRAGFATLNLQYESRKKPLERLAEDIRPVISDFTARLDGPVHFVTHSMGGLLAQVYIARHRPARLGRVVMLGTPNGGSELADRLQNVGLYRAYFGPAGLQLMTTKDATLASLPSADYEIGVIAGNRFLDPIAALFVLPWPNDGRVSVESCKLAEMTDYTTVKASHMGLLVHPTSFRQTVAFLRNGQFEPARPLLRGVIAEIGRRVAS